One Pontibacillus yanchengensis DNA window includes the following coding sequences:
- the ablB gene encoding putative beta-lysine N-acetyltransferase → MGSNNFHSASAILERKYFDVEPINKRIKVYQLPEEMDEQYLEELKTVAKKVACDKIIFYTRSNTEEESRVQRFGSHFEGEIKGFLNGEDAKIYSFYVDPIRNQADPDNVISRVKQLTLNKPTGKVNLEEGYTMIWAKEEHAEDMATLYRSVFDKYPTPIDDPNYIIEMMKSDVCFSLIYSEDELVSACSADIFTDFNAAEFTDCATLPSQRGKGLLSYQYPFLEKRMKELGIGTMFSYTRATSMGMNIVAAQQGFTYGGCMVQNSMIGTGIEDMNIWYKQL, encoded by the coding sequence ATGGGATCGAACAATTTTCATTCTGCAAGTGCCATTCTGGAAAGGAAGTATTTTGATGTTGAGCCAATCAACAAACGTATTAAAGTGTACCAGCTGCCTGAGGAAATGGATGAGCAATACTTGGAAGAATTGAAGACAGTCGCAAAGAAAGTGGCCTGCGATAAAATCATTTTTTATACTAGATCCAATACAGAAGAGGAAAGCAGAGTTCAAAGATTCGGGTCTCATTTTGAAGGGGAAATCAAAGGCTTTCTTAATGGAGAAGACGCCAAGATTTATTCATTTTATGTTGATCCAATCAGGAATCAAGCAGACCCTGATAATGTTATTTCCAGAGTTAAACAATTAACTCTTAACAAGCCAACCGGGAAAGTTAATCTTGAAGAAGGATATACAATGATTTGGGCAAAAGAAGAGCATGCCGAGGACATGGCTACTTTATATCGGTCTGTTTTCGATAAATATCCTACACCAATTGATGATCCCAACTATATTATCGAAATGATGAAAAGTGACGTCTGTTTTTCATTGATTTACAGTGAGGATGAGCTTGTAAGTGCTTGTTCAGCTGATATATTCACTGATTTCAATGCTGCCGAATTTACTGATTGTGCTACACTGCCGAGTCAGAGAGGAAAAGGATTGTTATCTTATCAGTATCCTTTTTTAGAAAAGCGCATGAAGGAGTTAGGTATTGGGACAATGTTTTCGTACACAAGAGCAACATCGATGGGGATGAATATTGTTGCTGCCCAGCAAGGCTTTACATATGGTGGGTGCATGGTTCAAAACAGTATGATTGGTACGGGGATTGAAGATATGAATATATGGTATAAACAGCTATAA
- a CDS encoding MarR family winged helix-turn-helix transcriptional regulator — protein sequence MTSNDKVVTLYNRFERLWMNLAEEEDRFKEYGISSTLEALLTTIIRIKHPTTTQLSEEMNISKSAVSQMVTKLEDGDFVKKAVDPDDKRVQHLELGPKGKDYAKDLKRYETHVYNLFAESLNEEEVEQVSQSFEKILQVLKKKN from the coding sequence ATGACATCAAACGATAAGGTTGTTACACTTTATAATCGTTTTGAACGTTTGTGGATGAATTTAGCAGAAGAGGAAGATCGTTTTAAAGAATATGGAATTTCTTCTACTCTAGAGGCATTGTTAACGACGATTATTCGAATAAAACATCCTACAACCACTCAGCTTTCTGAGGAAATGAATATTTCCAAAAGCGCAGTAAGCCAAATGGTGACCAAACTAGAAGACGGAGACTTTGTAAAAAAAGCTGTAGATCCGGATGATAAACGAGTTCAGCATTTAGAATTAGGCCCAAAAGGGAAGGATTACGCAAAAGATTTAAAGCGTTATGAAACGCATGTGTACAATTTATTTGCGGAAAGCTTGAATGAAGAAGAAGTGGAGCAAGTATCACAATCCTTTGAAAAAATTCTACAAGTATTGAAAAAAAAGAACTGA
- a CDS encoding DMT family transporter, which yields MGYIFLLAAMFSEVVGSTMLKLSTMQGIPKIWGNVGVIAGFMTALYFLQLTLQYLPLNLAYALWAGGGTALTVGVGAILFKEQINGMMVAGILLIIGGVLVLNMARVAH from the coding sequence ATGGGATACATTTTTCTTTTAGCTGCAATGTTCAGTGAAGTTGTAGGTAGCACAATGCTGAAACTCTCCACTATGCAAGGAATTCCAAAAATTTGGGGGAATGTAGGTGTAATTGCTGGATTTATGACAGCTCTTTATTTTTTGCAACTCACTCTTCAATACCTCCCGCTAAATCTTGCTTACGCCTTATGGGCTGGTGGGGGAACAGCGCTCACTGTAGGTGTTGGCGCTATTCTTTTCAAAGAGCAAATAAATGGTATGATGGTAGCAGGCATACTTTTAATTATAGGTGGCGTTCTCGTACTGAATATGGCAAGAGTTGCCCACTAA
- the trmL gene encoding tRNA (uridine(34)/cytosine(34)/5-carboxymethylaminomethyluridine(34)-2'-O)-methyltransferase TrmL: MALHIVLYQPEIPANTGNIARTCLATNTVLHLIRPLGFSTDDKMLRRAGLDYWHDVSIRYYDSLEELYEAYSQGSFFYIENFGTGYWTDFDYSDPEDELFFVFGRETDGIPTSLLEGKEDRCLRIHMNDKVRSLNLSNTAAILIYEVLRQQGFPGLK; encoded by the coding sequence ATGGCACTTCATATAGTGTTATATCAACCAGAAATCCCTGCAAACACAGGAAATATTGCAAGAACTTGCCTGGCAACCAATACAGTTCTTCATCTTATTCGACCGTTAGGGTTTTCAACAGATGATAAAATGCTTCGCCGTGCTGGTTTGGATTATTGGCACGACGTTTCAATTCGATACTATGATTCATTAGAGGAGCTGTATGAAGCATATTCGCAAGGAAGTTTCTTTTATATCGAGAACTTTGGAACTGGATATTGGACAGACTTTGATTACAGTGATCCAGAGGATGAGCTGTTTTTCGTGTTTGGAAGAGAAACAGACGGCATTCCAACTTCCTTATTAGAAGGAAAGGAAGACCGTTGTTTGCGTATTCATATGAACGATAAAGTACGTTCATTAAACTTATCCAATACGGCGGCTATCTTGATCTATGAAGTATTGCGCCAACAAGGCTTCCCAGGGTTAAAGTAA
- a CDS encoding amidase domain-containing protein has translation MAVVDKIQAYWEEVLRSDGSRDDRSWLSKKRLLHERRGAKVVRITAEGVPYRSTMISSLEHHVDYQLYVTFFIKQGKHFYIEEGQEQHRAIFKGSTIVEDRSLEIKDPIKKESPGLEFHDSHGSDVREVRFSYDRQKAVQYANRWWNSYNPQYKHFENDCTNFISQCLRAGGAPMWGMANRSKGWWYNGSSWSYSWTVANSLRWYLSGSSKGLKGKEVNQARDLIPGDIICYDFEGDGRWNHNTIVVEKDAFGEPLVNAHTYNSYHRYWDYEDSTAYTPQIKYKFFRIGE, from the coding sequence ATGGCGGTAGTGGACAAAATACAAGCATATTGGGAAGAGGTCCTTCGTTCAGATGGGAGTAGAGATGATCGGTCTTGGTTATCGAAGAAACGGTTGTTACACGAACGTCGAGGTGCAAAAGTTGTGCGTATAACAGCGGAAGGAGTGCCCTATCGTTCAACTATGATTTCCTCTCTAGAACATCATGTTGACTACCAATTGTATGTTACCTTCTTTATTAAGCAAGGGAAACATTTTTACATAGAGGAAGGGCAAGAGCAACATCGAGCTATATTTAAAGGGAGTACTATAGTGGAAGATCGATCTCTGGAGATTAAGGATCCTATCAAAAAAGAATCTCCTGGATTAGAGTTTCATGATAGTCACGGTTCTGATGTTCGTGAGGTACGCTTCAGCTATGATCGGCAAAAAGCAGTACAATATGCAAATCGGTGGTGGAATAGCTATAACCCTCAATATAAGCATTTCGAGAATGATTGCACGAACTTTATCTCACAATGCTTACGGGCTGGAGGTGCTCCAATGTGGGGCATGGCAAACCGGTCAAAGGGCTGGTGGTATAATGGTAGTTCTTGGAGCTATAGTTGGACGGTTGCGAACTCATTACGTTGGTATTTAAGTGGATCTAGTAAAGGATTGAAAGGCAAGGAAGTCAATCAAGCTCGTGATCTAATACCTGGGGATATTATTTGCTACGATTTTGAAGGAGATGGTCGCTGGAATCACAATACCATAGTGGTGGAAAAAGATGCATTCGGTGAGCCACTAGTCAATGCTCATACCTATAACAGTTACCATCGATATTGGGATTATGAAGACTCTACAGCGTACACCCCTCAAATTAAGTATAAATTTTTCCGAATAGGGGAGTAA